In Tachysurus fulvidraco isolate hzauxx_2018 chromosome 1, HZAU_PFXX_2.0, whole genome shotgun sequence, a single window of DNA contains:
- the cd99l2 gene encoding CD99 antigen-like protein 2 isoform X1: MRGFPVWAFFALFSLLVLGGLADDINLSDAFDGPTSPTPKQKENEKPGGGFNPEKPTQRPPVKPKEPVKPTTKPKEEILADFFGPTVRSALLPRTSARPLRPFAPSDKTDPLNFDLADALPENNKKNQNDKDFGGGDNPSIAGGHGGKVLTDDDLDDLNKDGSYHPDKGTGGKKGSGGSGGSGGSNGPVEPADDGDYDSMAETGTIAGIVSAVAMALVGAVSSYISYQKKKFCFSIQQSLNADMVKAENPEAVVAQEPQVQQTLLQPPNAEPPTEDNAV, encoded by the exons ATGAGGGGGTTTCCGGTGTGGGCTTTTTTTGCCCTTTTTTCGCTGTTAGTACTGGGAG GTCTTGCAGATGATATTAATCTGTCTGATGCTTTTGACGGTCCAACTTCTC CTACTCCAAAgcaaaaggaaaatgaaaaaccTGGAGGAG gATTTAATCCTGAAAAACCTACCCAAAGACCTCCTGTCAAGCCCAAAGAGCCTGTCAAGCCCACAACCAAACCCAAAG AGGAGATCCTTGCTGATTTCTTTGGGCCAACCGTGCGGTCTGCTTTGTTGCCCCGCACATCCGCCAGACCCCTTCGTCCCTTTGCCCCATCTGACAAGAccg ATCCGCTTAATTTTGACCTTGCTGATGCACTGCCtgaaaataacaagaaaaatcaaaacg ATAAAGACTTTGGAGGAGGTGACAACCCCAGTATCGCAGGTGGCCATGGCG GAAAAGTTTTAACCGATGACGATCTGGATGATTTGAACAAGGATGGCAGCTATCATCCAGACAAAGGGACAG GAGGGAAAAAAGGTTCAGGAGGTTCTGGAGGTTCAGGGGGTTCGAACGGTCCTGTGGAACCTGCTGATGATGGCGATTATG ACAGCATGGCAGAAACGGGCACCATCGCTGGCATTGTGAGTGCTGTTGCCATGGCGCTGGTTGGTGCAGTCAGCAGCTATATCTCTTACCAGAAGAAAAAGTTCTGCTTCAGCATACAGC AGAGTCTGAATGCAGATATGGTTAAAGCAGAGAATCCAGAAGCCGTCGTGGCTCAAGAGCCTCAAG TTCAGCAGACTCTTCTCCAGCCCCCCAACGCTGAGCCGCCCACAGAAGACAATGCGGTGTAA
- the cd99l2 gene encoding CD99 antigen-like protein 2 isoform X2, translated as MRGFPVWAFFALFSLLVLGGLADDINLSDAFDGPTSPTPKQKENEKPGGGFNPEKPTQRPPVKPKEPVKPTTKPKEEILADFFGPTVRSALLPRTSARPLRPFAPSDKTDPLNFDLADALPENNKKNQNGKVLTDDDLDDLNKDGSYHPDKGTGGKKGSGGSGGSGGSNGPVEPADDGDYDSMAETGTIAGIVSAVAMALVGAVSSYISYQKKKFCFSIQQSLNADMVKAENPEAVVAQEPQVQQTLLQPPNAEPPTEDNAV; from the exons ATGAGGGGGTTTCCGGTGTGGGCTTTTTTTGCCCTTTTTTCGCTGTTAGTACTGGGAG GTCTTGCAGATGATATTAATCTGTCTGATGCTTTTGACGGTCCAACTTCTC CTACTCCAAAgcaaaaggaaaatgaaaaaccTGGAGGAG gATTTAATCCTGAAAAACCTACCCAAAGACCTCCTGTCAAGCCCAAAGAGCCTGTCAAGCCCACAACCAAACCCAAAG AGGAGATCCTTGCTGATTTCTTTGGGCCAACCGTGCGGTCTGCTTTGTTGCCCCGCACATCCGCCAGACCCCTTCGTCCCTTTGCCCCATCTGACAAGAccg ATCCGCTTAATTTTGACCTTGCTGATGCACTGCCtgaaaataacaagaaaaatcaaaacg GAAAAGTTTTAACCGATGACGATCTGGATGATTTGAACAAGGATGGCAGCTATCATCCAGACAAAGGGACAG GAGGGAAAAAAGGTTCAGGAGGTTCTGGAGGTTCAGGGGGTTCGAACGGTCCTGTGGAACCTGCTGATGATGGCGATTATG ACAGCATGGCAGAAACGGGCACCATCGCTGGCATTGTGAGTGCTGTTGCCATGGCGCTGGTTGGTGCAGTCAGCAGCTATATCTCTTACCAGAAGAAAAAGTTCTGCTTCAGCATACAGC AGAGTCTGAATGCAGATATGGTTAAAGCAGAGAATCCAGAAGCCGTCGTGGCTCAAGAGCCTCAAG TTCAGCAGACTCTTCTCCAGCCCCCCAACGCTGAGCCGCCCACAGAAGACAATGCGGTGTAA
- the cd99l2 gene encoding CD99 antigen-like protein 2 isoform X3: MRGFPVWAFFALFSLLVLGGLADDINLSDAFDGPTSPTPKQKENEKPGGGFNPEKPTQRPPVKPKEPVKPTTKPKDPLNFDLADALPENNKKNQNDKDFGGGDNPSIAGGHGGKVLTDDDLDDLNKDGSYHPDKGTGGKKGSGGSGGSGGSNGPVEPADDGDYDSMAETGTIAGIVSAVAMALVGAVSSYISYQKKKFCFSIQQSLNADMVKAENPEAVVAQEPQVQQTLLQPPNAEPPTEDNAV; encoded by the exons ATGAGGGGGTTTCCGGTGTGGGCTTTTTTTGCCCTTTTTTCGCTGTTAGTACTGGGAG GTCTTGCAGATGATATTAATCTGTCTGATGCTTTTGACGGTCCAACTTCTC CTACTCCAAAgcaaaaggaaaatgaaaaaccTGGAGGAG gATTTAATCCTGAAAAACCTACCCAAAGACCTCCTGTCAAGCCCAAAGAGCCTGTCAAGCCCACAACCAAACCCAAAG ATCCGCTTAATTTTGACCTTGCTGATGCACTGCCtgaaaataacaagaaaaatcaaaacg ATAAAGACTTTGGAGGAGGTGACAACCCCAGTATCGCAGGTGGCCATGGCG GAAAAGTTTTAACCGATGACGATCTGGATGATTTGAACAAGGATGGCAGCTATCATCCAGACAAAGGGACAG GAGGGAAAAAAGGTTCAGGAGGTTCTGGAGGTTCAGGGGGTTCGAACGGTCCTGTGGAACCTGCTGATGATGGCGATTATG ACAGCATGGCAGAAACGGGCACCATCGCTGGCATTGTGAGTGCTGTTGCCATGGCGCTGGTTGGTGCAGTCAGCAGCTATATCTCTTACCAGAAGAAAAAGTTCTGCTTCAGCATACAGC AGAGTCTGAATGCAGATATGGTTAAAGCAGAGAATCCAGAAGCCGTCGTGGCTCAAGAGCCTCAAG TTCAGCAGACTCTTCTCCAGCCCCCCAACGCTGAGCCGCCCACAGAAGACAATGCGGTGTAA
- the cd99l2 gene encoding CD99 antigen-like protein 2 isoform X4, whose protein sequence is MRGFPVWAFFALFSLLVLGGLADDINLSDAFDGPTSPTPKQKENEKPGGGFNPEKPTQRPPVKPKEPVKPTTKPKDPLNFDLADALPENNKKNQNGKVLTDDDLDDLNKDGSYHPDKGTGGKKGSGGSGGSGGSNGPVEPADDGDYDSMAETGTIAGIVSAVAMALVGAVSSYISYQKKKFCFSIQQSLNADMVKAENPEAVVAQEPQVQQTLLQPPNAEPPTEDNAV, encoded by the exons ATGAGGGGGTTTCCGGTGTGGGCTTTTTTTGCCCTTTTTTCGCTGTTAGTACTGGGAG GTCTTGCAGATGATATTAATCTGTCTGATGCTTTTGACGGTCCAACTTCTC CTACTCCAAAgcaaaaggaaaatgaaaaaccTGGAGGAG gATTTAATCCTGAAAAACCTACCCAAAGACCTCCTGTCAAGCCCAAAGAGCCTGTCAAGCCCACAACCAAACCCAAAG ATCCGCTTAATTTTGACCTTGCTGATGCACTGCCtgaaaataacaagaaaaatcaaaacg GAAAAGTTTTAACCGATGACGATCTGGATGATTTGAACAAGGATGGCAGCTATCATCCAGACAAAGGGACAG GAGGGAAAAAAGGTTCAGGAGGTTCTGGAGGTTCAGGGGGTTCGAACGGTCCTGTGGAACCTGCTGATGATGGCGATTATG ACAGCATGGCAGAAACGGGCACCATCGCTGGCATTGTGAGTGCTGTTGCCATGGCGCTGGTTGGTGCAGTCAGCAGCTATATCTCTTACCAGAAGAAAAAGTTCTGCTTCAGCATACAGC AGAGTCTGAATGCAGATATGGTTAAAGCAGAGAATCCAGAAGCCGTCGTGGCTCAAGAGCCTCAAG TTCAGCAGACTCTTCTCCAGCCCCCCAACGCTGAGCCGCCCACAGAAGACAATGCGGTGTAA